In a genomic window of Halococcus hamelinensis 100A6:
- the hemA gene encoding glutamyl-tRNA reductase, with amino-acid sequence MTVATGVISGVSLAHGTASVEQIEAACVEDDHAAVEALLAHDGVREAVCLQTCNRFEVYVVSDDPERGRDVVTSVVEEFPDEAVVELSHEESLRHLMRVACGLESLVLGEDQILGQVRNASTAARSIGGIGPVLEEAIEKAIHVGERARTETEIGEGVVSLGSAAVALAADERSLAEATGLVIGAGEMGTIAAQSLARSLDRLLVANRTEANAAHVADQVETDAAAVALDDLPDALAVADVVVSATGSPNLVVDADDLDAAGETLFIDIARPRDAPAAAADLDNVDLRDLDALESVTNETRERRREAAARVEAMIDREFDHLLAHYKRARADEVIASMYENAERMKHRELSRAVSKLETDGLTDDQRAVVESLADTLVSQLLAAPTKSLRDAAEADDWTTINSALRLFDPSFDGASIPEPDTTEVSAETRHALATAVREHLDD; translated from the coding sequence ATGACGGTGGCTACCGGCGTGATCTCGGGCGTGAGTCTCGCCCACGGCACCGCGAGCGTCGAGCAGATCGAGGCGGCGTGCGTGGAGGACGACCACGCCGCCGTCGAGGCGCTGCTGGCGCACGACGGAGTCCGGGAGGCCGTCTGTCTCCAGACCTGCAACCGGTTCGAGGTCTACGTCGTCTCCGACGACCCCGAGCGGGGTCGCGACGTCGTCACCTCGGTGGTCGAGGAGTTCCCCGACGAGGCGGTCGTCGAACTCAGCCACGAGGAGAGCCTGCGCCACCTCATGCGAGTCGCGTGCGGGCTCGAATCGCTCGTGCTCGGCGAGGACCAGATCCTCGGCCAGGTCCGGAACGCCTCCACGGCCGCCCGGTCGATCGGCGGCATCGGGCCGGTCCTCGAAGAGGCGATCGAGAAGGCGATCCACGTCGGCGAGCGCGCCCGCACCGAGACGGAGATCGGCGAGGGCGTGGTCTCGCTCGGCAGCGCCGCCGTGGCGCTCGCGGCCGACGAGCGCTCGCTGGCCGAGGCCACCGGGCTGGTGATCGGCGCGGGCGAGATGGGAACCATCGCCGCCCAGTCGCTCGCTCGGTCGCTCGACCGGCTGCTCGTCGCGAACCGCACCGAGGCGAACGCGGCCCACGTCGCCGACCAGGTCGAGACCGACGCCGCGGCGGTCGCGCTCGACGACCTCCCCGACGCGCTCGCCGTGGCCGACGTGGTGGTTTCGGCGACCGGCAGCCCGAACCTCGTCGTCGATGCGGACGACCTCGACGCCGCGGGTGAGACGCTCTTCATCGACATCGCCCGGCCCCGGGACGCGCCGGCCGCCGCCGCCGACCTCGACAACGTCGACCTCCGCGACCTCGACGCGCTCGAATCCGTGACGAACGAGACCCGCGAGCGCCGTCGCGAGGCCGCCGCCCGAGTAGAGGCCATGATCGACCGGGAGTTCGACCACCTGCTCGCCCACTACAAGCGCGCCCGCGCCGACGAGGTCATCGCGTCGATGTACGAGAACGCCGAGCGGATGAAACACCGTGAGCTCTCGCGCGCGGTCTCGAAGCTCGAAACCGACGGCCTGACCGACGACCAGCGCGCGGTGGTCGAATCGCTCGCCGACACACTGGTGAGTCAGCTCCTCGCCGCCCCGACCAAGAGCCTCCGGGACGCCGCCGAGGCCGACGACTGGACCACGATCAACTCCGCGCTCCGGCTGTTCGACCCCTCCTTCGACGGAGCGAGCATCCCCGAGCCCGACACCACCGAGGTCTCCGCCGAGACCCGCCACGCGCTCGCCACCGCGGTTCGCGAGCACCTCGACGACTAA
- a CDS encoding HVO_0234 family beta-propeller protein: MSTIDEKRVHAANTDPVALFVATDVGLVRVSVAGERVGEIGLLDRRSARDVATTGETIAVATDEDVLVGEDLDETGFGPATAVGFSDDLFAAAPDGTVARRTDDEWLDCGQLEGIRAIDDDLIAAEDGVYRLADDELSYSGLDDVHDVTGGTPRAATASGLYRLGNGWVNELDGGFEMVAGGPSGVAHAVTETAFYAFDGEWTRVDGVGRRVVDVARGVYAVSADGTLLTATDDGWREHPLGTPGAHAVVARPDRKPV; encoded by the coding sequence ATGAGCACCATCGACGAGAAGCGCGTCCACGCCGCGAACACGGACCCGGTGGCGCTGTTCGTCGCCACCGACGTTGGCCTCGTGCGCGTCTCCGTCGCGGGCGAACGCGTCGGCGAGATCGGACTCCTCGACCGCCGATCCGCCCGTGACGTAGCGACGACCGGCGAAACCATCGCCGTGGCGACCGACGAGGACGTCCTGGTCGGCGAGGACCTCGACGAGACCGGCTTCGGACCCGCGACGGCGGTCGGCTTTTCGGACGACCTCTTCGCGGCCGCTCCCGACGGCACCGTCGCACGCCGAACCGACGACGAGTGGCTCGACTGCGGCCAACTCGAAGGGATTCGAGCCATCGACGACGACCTGATCGCCGCCGAAGACGGAGTGTATCGCCTCGCCGACGACGAACTCTCCTACTCGGGGCTCGACGACGTTCACGACGTCACGGGGGGGACACCGCGTGCCGCAACCGCCAGTGGACTGTACCGCCTCGGAAACGGCTGGGTCAACGAACTCGACGGCGGCTTCGAGATGGTCGCCGGGGGACCGTCCGGGGTCGCACACGCGGTCACCGAGACGGCGTTCTACGCCTTCGACGGCGAGTGGACCCGGGTCGACGGAGTGGGGAGACGGGTCGTCGACGTCGCCCGCGGGGTCTATGCGGTCTCCGCCGACGGAACCCTCCTGACCGCCACCGACGACGGCTGGCGCGAGCACCCGCTCGGCACGCCCGGCGCGCACGCGGTGGTCGCGCGCCCGGACCGAAAACCCGTTTAG
- the prs gene encoding ribose-phosphate diphosphokinase: protein MIVSASTSQSLASALAAETGEPLAATAVERFPDGEFQVSVPDFDAQRAVVVCATTTADAHLEALQLQDAVREAGAEEVVTVIPYLGYARQDKAFEPGQPVSVRAIARALSTGTDRVVTVTPHEESVREFFDVPCTTVDAAGVLADPLPDLHDPVFVAPDAGATDLAATVQDAYGEGAVDHFEKTRHSSTEVELEPHESAIADRDVVLVDDIIATGSTMAGAVAHLQEGGVGRVFVTCVHPVLAGTARLRLARAGVEAVYGTDTVERAETTVSVAPALADALDG from the coding sequence ATGATCGTCAGCGCCTCCACCTCACAGTCGCTCGCGAGCGCGCTCGCCGCCGAGACGGGCGAACCGCTCGCGGCGACCGCCGTCGAGCGCTTCCCCGACGGCGAGTTTCAGGTCTCGGTCCCCGACTTCGACGCCCAGCGCGCGGTCGTGGTCTGCGCCACCACGACGGCCGACGCCCACCTCGAAGCGCTCCAGTTACAGGACGCGGTCCGCGAGGCGGGCGCGGAGGAGGTCGTCACCGTCATCCCCTATCTCGGCTACGCCCGACAGGACAAGGCGTTCGAACCCGGCCAGCCTGTCTCCGTCCGGGCCATCGCACGGGCGCTGAGCACCGGCACCGACCGGGTCGTCACCGTCACTCCCCACGAGGAGTCCGTCCGCGAGTTCTTCGACGTCCCCTGTACGACCGTCGACGCCGCCGGCGTCCTCGCCGACCCCCTGCCCGACCTCCACGACCCGGTGTTCGTCGCCCCCGACGCGGGCGCGACCGACCTCGCGGCGACGGTCCAAGACGCGTACGGCGAGGGCGCGGTCGACCACTTCGAGAAGACCCGCCACAGCAGCACGGAGGTCGAGCTCGAACCCCACGAGTCGGCGATCGCCGACCGGGACGTGGTGCTCGTCGACGACATCATCGCCACCGGGTCGACGATGGCCGGCGCGGTCGCCCACCTCCAGGAAGGGGGTGTCGGTCGGGTGTTCGTGACCTGCGTCCATCCGGTGCTCGCTGGCACCGCACGACTCCGGCTCGCCCGCGCCGGCGTCGAGGCCGTCTACGGCACCGATACCGTCGAGCGCGCGGAGACGACCGTCAGCGTCGCGCCCGCCCTCGCCGACGCGCTCGATGGCTGA
- a CDS encoding digeranylgeranylglycerophospholipid reductase, with product MTDRFDVVVAGAGPAGAQCARDLAMRNYDVLVLETEAEDGFPVQSNKSTGGTFPSMMSSFGIPDEAVMHYTENVVLESATDDFTLQQPGAVLDFPNFKRFLVRDGREYGATYRFDSRVSKPLMDDGDVVGVRYDGDEEVYADIVVDATGPAAPIAKHLGVSELERKYQAIGIEWEMEGVEMDHPGYADLSDAMMLRLDHDVAPGGYSWIFHTGEDTAKVGICYIQNEKYHSGSTPTRIDDYFEHWLADDPRFADAERIEGKQHRGSAHIQPPAQLCTDNFMAVGDTVPSIDPLWGEGIHKGMKSGRAAAVTADRCLTGIKDTSADEIEVYADLWHRNVAPKVKLRLFMTHLLYYAPTERYDRLIHDLHQLSADTLAAANGGKLLAIAKLLHREDASLLWEFARENRDLVAGALDQKLPFSRS from the coding sequence ATGACGGATCGATTCGACGTCGTTGTCGCCGGCGCTGGTCCCGCCGGCGCGCAGTGTGCGCGCGATCTCGCTATGCGAAACTATGACGTTCTCGTTCTCGAAACCGAAGCCGAAGACGGGTTCCCGGTCCAGAGCAACAAATCGACCGGCGGCACGTTCCCCTCGATGATGTCCTCGTTCGGTATCCCGGACGAGGCCGTGATGCACTACACCGAGAACGTGGTTTTGGAGTCGGCGACCGACGATTTCACACTCCAACAGCCCGGCGCGGTGCTCGATTTCCCGAACTTCAAGCGGTTTCTGGTTCGCGACGGTCGCGAGTACGGCGCGACCTACCGCTTCGATTCCCGCGTCTCGAAACCCCTGATGGACGACGGCGACGTCGTCGGGGTTCGGTACGACGGCGACGAGGAGGTCTACGCTGACATCGTGGTGGACGCGACCGGTCCCGCCGCCCCGATCGCGAAACACCTCGGCGTGAGCGAGCTCGAACGGAAGTACCAGGCGATCGGGATCGAGTGGGAGATGGAGGGCGTCGAGATGGACCATCCCGGATACGCCGACCTCAGCGACGCGATGATGCTCCGGCTCGACCACGACGTCGCCCCCGGTGGCTACTCGTGGATCTTCCACACCGGCGAGGACACCGCGAAGGTCGGCATCTGCTACATCCAGAACGAGAAGTACCACTCGGGGTCGACGCCGACCCGCATCGACGACTACTTCGAACACTGGCTGGCCGACGACCCGCGGTTCGCGGACGCCGAGCGCATCGAGGGCAAACAACACCGCGGCTCCGCACATATCCAGCCGCCGGCCCAGCTCTGTACGGACAACTTCATGGCCGTCGGCGACACCGTCCCCTCGATCGACCCGCTCTGGGGGGAGGGGATCCACAAGGGGATGAAATCCGGACGGGCGGCGGCGGTCACCGCCGACCGGTGTCTCACGGGGATCAAGGACACCTCGGCCGACGAGATCGAGGTCTACGCCGACCTCTGGCACCGCAACGTCGCGCCCAAGGTCAAGCTCCGTCTGTTCATGACCCACCTCCTCTACTACGCCCCGACGGAGCGCTACGACCGGCTGATCCACGACCTCCACCAGCTCAGCGCCGACACCCTCGCGGCCGCGAACGGCGGGAAGCTCCTCGCGATCGCGAAGCTCCTCCATCGGGAGGACGCCTCCCTCCTCTGGGAGTTCGCCCGCGAGAACCGCGATCTCGTCGCCGGGGCGCTCGACCAGAAGCTCCCGTTCTCACGCTCCTGA
- a CDS encoding DUF7847 domain-containing protein, with amino-acid sequence MGAISAAREATSAVIRNPLLMVVMLFAGIAQVPSLAVQFANSGTILIVGGIISVVFLLLVPFFYGGVIGMAADALNGKTDLRKFLHEGRDNYLTIFGAYVLFFVAMVAFVIVLSLVGGIGGFAAVSFGQAGSGTGAGAASLLAVIVVPLVMFVLFVAFVFFLQFFGQAIVLDDRGVIGGFKGSINAVRGNKLSTLGYMVVVMLFSMVFSVIGVLIGALPALVGANDLLVVGAVLVVVLVVATGVFGAFTATYGVAFYRQISAPME; translated from the coding sequence ATGGGTGCGATATCAGCGGCCCGAGAAGCGACGAGTGCGGTCATCAGGAATCCACTGTTGATGGTGGTAATGCTTTTCGCTGGGATAGCACAGGTCCCGTCACTCGCCGTTCAATTCGCGAACTCCGGGACGATCCTTATCGTCGGAGGTATCATCAGCGTCGTCTTCCTGCTCCTCGTACCGTTTTTCTATGGCGGCGTGATCGGCATGGCAGCCGACGCCCTCAACGGGAAGACCGATCTTCGAAAGTTCCTCCACGAAGGCCGGGACAACTATCTCACGATATTTGGAGCCTATGTGTTGTTCTTCGTCGCGATGGTCGCCTTCGTTATCGTATTGAGTCTCGTCGGCGGGATCGGGGGTTTCGCCGCCGTTTCGTTCGGACAGGCTGGAAGCGGGACTGGAGCCGGGGCAGCCTCGCTGCTGGCAGTCATCGTCGTTCCACTCGTCATGTTCGTTCTGTTCGTGGCGTTCGTCTTCTTCCTCCAGTTCTTCGGCCAGGCGATCGTTCTCGACGACAGAGGCGTCATCGGCGGATTCAAGGGGAGTATCAACGCGGTCCGGGGAAACAAGCTCAGCACACTCGGGTATATGGTCGTCGTGATGCTGTTCTCGATGGTATTTAGCGTCATCGGGGTCCTCATCGGTGCTCTCCCTGCTCTGGTCGGGGCGAACGACCTGCTCGTGGTCGGTGCCGTTCTCGTGGTCGTCCTCGTCGTGGCGACCGGCGTCTTCGGGGCGTTTACCGCCACCTACGGAGTCGCCTTCTACAGGCAGATCAGCGCTCCTATGGAGTGA
- a CDS encoding alkaline phosphatase family protein, giving the protein MIKSINRRTRRFATNPQEFITSAGNRVGTWLSSRGHLGTNVFDKEWDLLILLDTCRVDALRAIAPEYDFLGDVGAITSCGGSSAEWITATFQRRSPDELRDTAYLSCNGYAQFVLEAQGGVRDYKASAPANYFFDWGDWEFPHESELGLVEHVWQYEPTGDDDAYGHPGAYTGPRFVTDRGISVGREHDFDRMILHYSQPHRPYAARALAEDRPLYDYENEPFEALRSGVDRETVLGAYLDDLRYVLDDVELLLDNIDAEQVAISADHGEAFGEWGVYEHPIGSLLPQVRRVPWVETVANDHGGYEPTVTPDDAGDPDVDEQLQALGYK; this is encoded by the coding sequence ATGATAAAATCCATTAATCGACGCACAAGACGATTTGCTACAAATCCACAAGAGTTTATTACGAGTGCTGGAAACCGAGTCGGAACGTGGCTGTCTTCGCGTGGACATCTCGGCACTAACGTCTTCGATAAAGAGTGGGATCTCCTCATCCTTCTCGATACGTGTCGGGTCGACGCGCTCCGAGCTATCGCTCCCGAATATGATTTCCTCGGTGATGTAGGTGCCATCACATCATGTGGTGGCAGCTCCGCCGAATGGATTACGGCGACATTTCAACGCCGTTCACCCGACGAGTTGCGTGATACCGCCTACCTATCATGCAATGGCTACGCTCAGTTTGTACTCGAAGCTCAGGGCGGAGTGCGTGACTACAAGGCGTCGGCACCGGCGAACTACTTCTTCGATTGGGGAGACTGGGAATTTCCACACGAGAGCGAACTCGGTTTGGTCGAGCATGTCTGGCAGTACGAACCAACGGGCGACGACGATGCATACGGCCATCCAGGTGCGTACACCGGCCCGCGGTTCGTGACTGACCGTGGCATTTCGGTCGGCCGTGAACACGACTTCGACCGTATGATACTCCATTACAGCCAGCCACACAGGCCGTACGCCGCACGGGCCCTTGCCGAGGACCGTCCGCTCTACGATTATGAGAATGAGCCGTTCGAAGCCCTCAGATCCGGTGTTGACCGCGAGACTGTGCTGGGCGCATATCTCGACGACCTCCGCTACGTTCTAGACGACGTCGAATTACTGCTTGACAATATTGACGCCGAGCAAGTCGCTATCTCAGCGGACCACGGCGAGGCGTTTGGTGAGTGGGGTGTCTATGAGCATCCGATCGGGAGTCTTCTTCCCCAAGTGCGGCGCGTACCGTGGGTCGAGACGGTGGCGAATGACCATGGAGGGTACGAACCGACAGTTACACCGGATGATGCAGGTGATCCCGATGTCGACGAGCAATTACAGGCATTGGGGTACAAGTAA
- a CDS encoding flippase, producing MSDDAESEASSPLQSIIRGAGANMSGMLTMRGLGFVTTYLLTTGLGPTLYGLYSFGKVLINICETIANFGTDQSIIRFVPDLDDDSTAQNRVIGLSILTSIVGASVLAVALYFAAPLIADYTDKQAGLVRVLQLFAITLPITTVLGCIASVFRSQEQAGLQVISNGISSYAFRIVTLSGAIALGATLFNVVVAEVIAALLTITFATWLFVRMTDFSPSLSGSRPSLKRFYNYSIPLTMSDTGRLIQNRVDILMVGFFLPGSAIGIYNLSTILAQLITLPSNGLNTIYPPIAAKMYGNGNIEELDALFTQVNRWSFTFSLLAAVGLVFYSSELLSIFGSGFSSGAAVLSLFVISFFANAATGPTGYTLMMTDHQYLMLTNRWGAGIVNAILNYFFITSFGLIGAASATLTVSIISNIVYVAEIWYTEGLFPYSLNFLKPVVAGVACAGALTGWGNVSPVSGIPLLIGGGIVGTAAFALVLLLLGIEPEDREFFEETVL from the coding sequence ATGTCTGATGACGCCGAGTCTGAGGCATCTTCACCCCTCCAGTCGATCATTCGCGGTGCTGGAGCCAACATGAGTGGGATGCTCACGATGCGGGGTTTGGGGTTCGTCACGACGTATCTCCTGACTACCGGGCTTGGTCCAACGCTCTACGGTCTCTACTCATTCGGGAAGGTGCTGATCAATATTTGTGAGACGATCGCGAACTTCGGAACGGACCAGTCAATTATCCGGTTCGTTCCCGACCTCGATGATGATTCAACGGCACAAAACAGAGTCATAGGATTATCCATCCTCACGTCGATCGTTGGAGCCTCTGTTTTGGCGGTGGCGCTTTACTTTGCAGCTCCATTGATAGCTGACTATACGGACAAGCAGGCCGGTCTAGTACGAGTTCTCCAACTGTTCGCGATCACACTGCCGATAACAACTGTACTAGGTTGTATTGCGAGTGTCTTTCGGAGTCAGGAACAGGCAGGGCTCCAAGTCATCTCAAATGGAATCAGTAGCTACGCTTTCCGGATAGTAACGCTCAGCGGAGCCATAGCACTCGGTGCTACGCTCTTCAACGTCGTCGTTGCAGAGGTGATTGCAGCGCTTCTCACGATCACCTTTGCAACCTGGTTGTTTGTCCGTATGACAGATTTCTCACCGAGTCTCAGTGGATCCCGTCCATCACTCAAGCGATTCTACAACTATTCGATACCACTGACAATGAGCGATACTGGTCGATTAATCCAAAATAGAGTGGATATTCTCATGGTCGGATTCTTTCTTCCGGGGAGCGCCATTGGAATATACAATCTATCTACAATCCTTGCGCAACTGATTACCCTTCCTTCGAATGGACTCAACACGATTTACCCGCCCATCGCCGCCAAGATGTATGGTAATGGGAATATAGAGGAACTCGATGCCCTTTTCACACAGGTCAACCGTTGGTCGTTCACATTTTCACTTCTCGCTGCAGTTGGACTCGTCTTCTATTCGAGTGAACTGCTCTCGATCTTCGGCAGTGGCTTTTCAAGTGGAGCAGCAGTTCTCTCGTTGTTCGTCATCTCGTTTTTCGCTAATGCCGCAACTGGTCCCACCGGCTATACGCTGATGATGACTGACCATCAGTACCTCATGCTAACCAATCGTTGGGGGGCAGGAATCGTTAATGCAATTCTTAATTACTTCTTCATCACGAGCTTCGGTCTCATCGGAGCGGCATCAGCTACACTCACGGTTTCGATCATCTCGAACATCGTCTACGTCGCGGAGATTTGGTACACGGAGGGTTTGTTCCCGTACTCTCTCAATTTCCTGAAGCCAGTCGTTGCGGGGGTCGCCTGTGCGGGCGCTCTGACCGGGTGGGGAAATGTATCTCCTGTGTCCGGTATTCCGCTACTGATTGGTGGTGGGATCGTCGGGACAGCAGCATTCGCTCTCGTGCTGCTCCTTCTTGGAATCGAGCCAGAAGACCGCGAATTTTTCGAAGAAACGGTGCTGTGA
- a CDS encoding DUF7115 domain-containing protein: MDVPGIVRERLGDERRMTSVNIGGEDRVYVTPPRTLVYHASGLFSRESIDEYSHDARRFDVSANRREATFAFEYDDGVEAFSIPRERIETVLPPVLAGVLRTTGHIDDEESVEESYRFGERTVVVTEAQVLTSVGEAVWDHDHDSYAYEEITDLAFDDGDLVVVVDGRSRRIELDDDSGREAYETVEAALLAYHGVGSVDDIGRRSPERASSEESRATGGVSPAEDPTRDSTTDTAPATDTAPPTEPDDPSPEPLFGRADEPAEPAGPTESTEPAESTEPDEATEPTDRPSEDVDRPLEAADQRSGNDDGDESTASANDTDSGIVSSPPPSSPAPGGPTTGPLIPDAPDSGTSRPEAGDDPASDGEAPPAVDPATETESTAGSETTADTESTAGGDQATDVDSTTDADPATSTDPAVDAERHGSDIAAEAPDLGAELDALREQVDRQSQLLERNRELLERLVETQESKRVSDDR; encoded by the coding sequence ATGGACGTCCCGGGAATCGTCCGCGAGCGCCTCGGGGACGAGCGGCGGATGACCAGCGTGAACATCGGTGGCGAGGACCGGGTCTACGTCACGCCGCCGCGGACGCTCGTCTACCACGCCTCCGGGCTCTTCAGCCGCGAGTCGATCGACGAGTACTCCCACGACGCACGCCGGTTCGACGTCTCGGCCAATCGTCGCGAGGCCACGTTCGCGTTCGAGTACGACGACGGGGTCGAGGCGTTCTCGATCCCGCGCGAGCGCATCGAGACCGTGCTCCCGCCGGTGCTCGCCGGCGTGCTCCGAACCACCGGACACATCGACGACGAGGAATCGGTCGAGGAGAGCTATCGCTTCGGCGAGCGGACGGTCGTCGTCACCGAGGCGCAGGTGCTGACGTCGGTGGGCGAGGCGGTCTGGGACCACGACCACGACAGCTACGCCTACGAGGAGATAACCGACCTCGCGTTCGACGATGGCGACCTCGTCGTCGTGGTCGACGGCCGGTCGCGCCGGATCGAACTCGACGACGACAGCGGGCGCGAAGCCTACGAGACGGTCGAGGCCGCACTCCTCGCCTACCACGGCGTCGGGAGCGTCGACGACATCGGCCGTCGGTCGCCCGAACGCGCTTCGAGCGAGGAATCGCGAGCCACGGGAGGCGTCTCGCCCGCCGAGGACCCGACCCGCGACTCGACGACCGATACGGCCCCGGCGACCGACACCGCGCCGCCGACCGAACCGGACGACCCGAGCCCGGAACCGCTCTTCGGACGCGCCGACGAACCGGCCGAACCCGCCGGACCGACCGAATCGACCGAACCCGCCGAATCGACCGAACCCGACGAAGCGACCGAACCGACGGATCGGCCGTCCGAGGACGTGGACCGGCCACTGGAAGCGGCCGACCAACGGAGTGGGAACGACGACGGGGACGAATCGACCGCGTCGGCGAACGACACCGACTCGGGTATCGTCTCCTCCCCACCGCCGAGTTCGCCCGCACCGGGTGGTCCGACCACCGGTCCGCTGATCCCGGACGCACCCGACTCCGGCACCTCGCGGCCCGAAGCGGGTGACGACCCGGCGAGTGACGGGGAAGCTCCACCGGCTGTCGATCCCGCGACGGAGACCGAGTCAACGGCGGGTAGCGAAACCACAGCAGATACCGAGTCCACAGCGGGTGGCGACCAAGCAACGGATGTCGACTCCACGACGGACGCCGACCCCGCAACGAGCACCGACCCCGCAGTCGATGCCGAGCGACACGGGAGCGACATCGCTGCCGAAGCACCCGACCTCGGGGCCGAACTCGACGCGCTTCGCGAACAGGTCGACCGCCAGAGTCAGCTTCTCGAACGGAATCGGGAGCTCCTCGAACGCCTCGTCGAGACCCAGGAGTCGAAGCGCGTCAGCGACGACCGGTAA
- a CDS encoding DUF5830 family protein has protein sequence MSDDTVELGVELLANLEDGRLDLATALDRLETVTTEPRTTRTILDEAEKRGVVDREDGILRVRSGEYVSFGSDVVVREGEFTCRRCGASISTGHFIRFDNGELGPFGSSCIEKVTGRR, from the coding sequence GTGAGCGACGACACGGTCGAACTCGGTGTCGAACTCCTCGCGAACCTCGAGGACGGTCGGCTCGACCTCGCGACGGCGCTCGACCGGCTCGAAACCGTGACGACCGAACCCCGAACCACCCGCACGATCCTCGACGAGGCCGAAAAGCGTGGCGTCGTCGACCGCGAGGACGGGATCCTTCGGGTTCGGTCGGGCGAGTACGTCAGTTTCGGCAGCGACGTCGTGGTTCGGGAGGGTGAGTTCACCTGCCGGCGGTGCGGGGCGTCGATCTCGACGGGCCACTTCATCCGGTTCGACAACGGCGAGCTCGGACCCTTCGGGTCGTCGTGTATCGAGAAAGTTACCGGTCGTCGCTGA
- a CDS encoding maleate cis-trans isomerase family protein produces the protein MSHPDPTVVGDRLRLGVVVPSSNTTVEPEFATWTPAAASVHAARMGLVDVTVEALDAMAADAVAAAERLAHAEVDAVAYACTTGSLLHGHGFDTELEADLAEVADAPAVATALSVQRLLDALDATRIAVATPYVDELNDRERDYLTDAGYDVVALDGRGIEPNTDIGRLTPEDALEQATALLDATEASGGAVDALFVSCTNYPTLAAVDEIADVPTVTSNLATFWDLCRVSGLDPDFLPGDLPEPAAGSIG, from the coding sequence ATGAGTCACCCCGACCCGACCGTCGTCGGAGACCGACTGCGACTCGGGGTCGTCGTCCCCTCCTCGAATACAACTGTGGAACCCGAGTTCGCCACGTGGACGCCGGCTGCGGCGTCGGTCCACGCCGCACGGATGGGGCTCGTGGACGTCACAGTCGAAGCGCTCGACGCGATGGCGGCCGACGCCGTCGCGGCTGCGGAGCGGCTCGCCCACGCGGAGGTCGACGCGGTCGCCTACGCCTGCACCACCGGGAGCCTCCTCCACGGCCACGGCTTCGACACGGAACTCGAAGCCGACCTCGCCGAGGTCGCCGACGCGCCCGCCGTGGCGACGGCGCTGTCGGTCCAGCGCCTGCTCGACGCCCTGGATGCGACCCGGATCGCCGTGGCGACGCCCTACGTCGACGAACTCAACGACCGCGAACGCGACTACCTCACCGACGCCGGCTACGACGTGGTGGCGCTCGACGGACGCGGGATCGAGCCCAACACCGACATCGGGCGACTCACGCCGGAGGACGCGCTCGAACAGGCGACGGCGTTGCTCGACGCGACCGAAGCGTCGGGCGGGGCGGTCGACGCGCTGTTCGTCTCCTGTACGAACTACCCGACGCTCGCGGCGGTCGACGAGATCGCCGACGTGCCGACGGTGACGAGCAACCTCGCGACGTTCTGGGACCTCTGTCGCGTCTCGGGACTCGACCCCGACTTCCTGCCCGGTGACCTCCCGGAGCCCGCGGCTGGCTCCATCGGCTGA